In Chaetodon trifascialis isolate fChaTrf1 chromosome 6, fChaTrf1.hap1, whole genome shotgun sequence, one DNA window encodes the following:
- the dpp7 gene encoding dipeptidyl peptidase 2 has protein sequence MNKIFAFLTVTVAVFFVEVLHGLPYSYSQSRKFDGFKREPNFTEKYFSQTLDHFNFNNLGNGTFNQRYLITDQYWKKGYGPIFFYTGNEGSIREFALNSGFISELAAQQGALVIFAEHRYYGKSQPFGKDSFNIPQISLLTVEQALADYAVMITELKQQLAATGCPVIVFGGSYGGMLSVYMRLKYPNIVAGALAASAPILSTAGLGDSRQFFRDVTADFESVAPECRDAVRGAFHQLKELAEHQDYSRIQSEFSLCKPPSSAKDIHQLNGLLRNAFTLMAMLDYPYSTHFMGNMPANPVKVACETMLSGSDLLMNLRDTAGIVYNSTGLLTCFDLYNLYLECADPTGCGLGFDSLAWDYQACTEIDLCYESNNVTDMFPPMAFTEKDRELYCSKRWAVVPRPDWLKIQFWGDALSTASNIIFSNGDLDPWANGGVRKSLSSSLVAINISGGAHHLDLRGSNDADPVSVISARKMEADLIAQWVKMERTRLRQSP, from the exons ATGAATAAGATATTTGCCTTTTTGACGGTAACAGTAGCCGTGTTTTTTGTTGAGGTGCTGCATGGGCTGCCATACAGTTACTCTCAG TCAAGAAAATTTGACGGATTCAAACGTGAACCCAACTTCACAGAGAAGTATTTCAGTCAGACTCTGGACCACTTCAATTTTAACAACCTGGGGAACGGGACATTCAATCAGCGTTATCTGATCACAG aTCAGTACTGGAAGAAAGGATATGGGCCAATTTTCTTCTACACTGGCAATGAGGGCAGCATCAGGGAGTTTGCACTCAATTCTGGATTCATCAGCGAGTTAGCTGCTCAGCAGGGAGCCTTGGTCATATTTGCTGAACAT AGGTACTATGGCAAATCTCAACCGTTTGGCAAAGACTCCTTCAACATCCCTCAGATCAGCCTGCTGACAGTGGAGCAGGCCCTCGCTGACTACGCTGTCATGATCACTGagctgaaacagcagctggcagctACAGGCTGTCCTGTCATCGTGTTTGGCGGCAG TTATGGTGGAATGCTGTCGGTCTATATGAGGCTCAAGTATCCAAACATTGTGGCTGGAGCTCTGGCTGCCAGCGCTCCCATACTGTCCACGGCTGGGCTGGGAGACTCCAGGCAGTTTTTCAGAGATGTCACAGCT GATTTTGAGAGTGTTGCCCCTGAATGTAGAGATGCTGTAAGAGGAGCTTTCCATCAGCTGAAAGAATTAGCTGAACATCAAG ATTATAGTCGCATCCAGTCCGAGTTCTCCCTGTGTAAACCTCCATCATCTGCTAAGGACATCCACCAGCTGAATGGTCTGCTGAGGAACGCCTTCACTCTGATGGCCATGCTGGATTATCCCTACAGCACTCACTTCATGGGCAACATGCCTGCCAATCCTGTCAAG gtggcCTGTGAAACCATGCTGAGTGGTTCTGACCTGCTCATGAACCTCAGGGACACTGCAG GCATTGTGTACAACTCCACAGGGTTGCTGACCTGTTTTGACCTGTACAATTTGTATTTGGAGTGTGCTGATCCCACCGGCTGTGGACTGGGCTTCGACAGCCTCGCCTGGGACTACCAG GCGTGCACAGAGATTGATCTGTGCTATGAGAGCAACAATGTGACGGACATGTTTCCTCCCATGGCCTTCACTGAGAAGGACCGCGAACTTTACTGCTCCAAGCGCTGGGCTGTGGTTCCTCGACCAGACTGGCTCAAAATCCAGTTCTGGGGTGACG CCCTCTCCACTGCCAGCAACATCATTTTCTCCAATGGAGATCTGGACCCATGGGCAAACGGAGGG GTGCGCAAGTCCTTGAGCTCATCGCTAGTCGCTATCAACATTTCTGGAGGAGCCCATCATCTGGATCTCAG agGATCTAATGATGCTGATCCAGTGTCAGTAATCAGTGCCAGGAAGATGGAGGCAGACCTTATTGCACAGTGGGTGAAGATGGAGAGGACCAGATTAAGACAGTCaccttaa